The sequence below is a genomic window from Coffea arabica cultivar ET-39 chromosome 8e, Coffea Arabica ET-39 HiFi, whole genome shotgun sequence.
TTTAAGGGGACATCAATCTGGAGGACAAAGAGTCATGAGGCAGACTCATGGTGCTGGAAGAGTCTGTTGCAGGCAAAAGATGTACTGGAGGAGGGATCGAGGAAGCAGGTAGGAGATGGCAAATCTATAAATATATGGGAGGATAGATGGATTCCAGGTACTGAGGATGGAAAAGTACAAACAAGGAGGGGGGAGGGTATTGAGTTACAGAAAGTGAGTGATCTTATTCAGGGAGGAGAGTGGGACAAGGAGGTGATTGCACAGGTGTTTGATAGGGAAGAAGGTAGGAAGATACTGAGTATTCCACTTAGTGAGCAGCCTAGGAAGGATAGAATATTCTGGGCTTTTCGAACACCGGAATGTATACTGTTAAGTTAGGATATAGGCTggcaaagagaaagaaaagaaagaatgatgtAGAGTGGACAGAGGCAGGAACTAGCTATAGAAGGACAGGTGCAACTCAGAACTGGAACTTCTTTTGGGGGTTGAACGTGAAACATAAATTGAAGcatttcatttggaaatgcTTGCATGGTATCCTACCAGTAAATGCAGTACTCAAGGAAAGATGTTCAAAGGGAGACCATATGTGCAAAGGATCTGGGGAAGGTCCAGAAACTATTGAACATATGTTGTTCTTCTGCAGTAATGCCAAATTAATATGGAAAGCTGCACCTCTGAGCTAAGAAGGTCTGAAGGAGTATAGGAACAAGTTTTGGCACTGGTGGGAAGCACTGAAGGAGGTTGTAACCAAGGAGAAGGGTAATGAGCGCATTAGTCTAACAATAAATCTACTTTGGCAAATTTGGAAGTCCAGAAATGATAAACAGTTTAATGGTCGTGGAAGGGATCCATTGGTTGCAGCTAACAAGGCAGTGATGGAGTGGCAAGAATACCAGAAGGCTCAAGAGGCTGAGGTGGAATTTAGAGGCAGTGGAATGAAGGAGGAAAGGGAGGTGCATGGTTGGGAAAGGCCACACGAGGCCTGGGTAAAGTTGAACTCAGATGCTACCTTACACAACAAGGAAAATAGAGCAGGATGGGGAATGATTGCGAGGGATTGGCAAGGGATGGTGCTAGGGGCGTGGGCAGTGCCATCTTCAACCTGTTCGAATCCAAAGCAGGAGGAATCAATGGCACTCAgaattagggatggcaacggggcggggttggggcgggggacccctcccccatcccccgccccgctaCCTACAAACTCCCCCCGCCCCCCGCCTCCCACTCCCCCCGCCTtgcccccgccccgccccgcttccctcgcgggtgcccccgcggggttaataaaattttattatagttaaattttaataaataatcaagtactaaaatatcaacacatcatcaagttattattcattttaattttacaattgaaactcagaaaaacaatcaaacaaaaattatttgaatacaatccaacatgatgaaataaatacaactaaaatagttaagttttcacttttggtacaaatacaatcattaattcattattgtgtttgtgctttttttttgagaaaaaagtgttattctattaagtgtaattagaaatttagtataaatgtattagtaaatttagtataactaattaataaattctattagtagacatgtctaattattcgtataattgataatattaattatattacatacactaatatacattatataatacatctaactaataatatcattatcataagtttataactaattaaattacatagtatatataattatatatataatttttttttgcgggtggcggggcgggggatggggcgggggtatactcccccgccccgtttctaaacggggggaaaaaataccccccgcccccgccccatcccccgccccaacccccgccccgagagccccccgcggggcggttgcccgcgggcacccgcccccattgccatccctactcAGAATGGCTGTGAGGATGGCAAAGCTACAAGGATGGAAGGTGGTGTTTGAGGTAGATTGTTTACAGGTAGTGGAAGAGCTGAACAGGGAAGGAAATGATAGGATAGGGTCAGTGGTGATTGAAGATATAAGGAGTCTTCGTAAAAATTTTGATGAATGTTGTTTTACTTTCACTCGGAGAGTGAACAACTATGTTAGTCATACGCTAGCCAAAATGGCAGTTAGCTTGGAAAATTTAGCTGAATGTAAGGTTGACTTCCCAGCGTGGCTGCATGAACTTGTGCAGACAGATTGTAGAGGCAGTTGCCTAGGCTTTTTATAATATGTTTCCTGTTATTAATGGAACGTTgccattttgacaaaaaaaaaagattaaagaaataaacaggattatttattcatatataaCTCGAATTACCTAAAGAACTACAGTGGCCTAAAGTTGCAAAAGTTCAGGACAAAATtgcttctttccaaaatttaacgGTCTagcttttaaaaagaaaaatgtcgaggactgaaaaagaaatttaaaaatcagTTAAAAGAGTAATTTACCGTTAATAGAATTTGCTAAATCCCCATGAATTTTCACCCATTTCGACAATTACCAAGCCGTCCTCTAAACCTCCAAACACCCCACTCCAAGTTTTCGTACTACTACGGCTCCTGCCGGAATTTAGTGGGCCCCAGACGCCTGAGTAAGATGAATGCTGGTGGGTTAGCCTCCAACGGCCGTCAATTCAAGAACCCAGATGAGATGTGGAGAGAAGAGGTTGGTGATCAATCCAAGAAGTCTGAGTGGTACAATAAAGGTGTTAGCTATTGGCAAGTAAGCAATACTATTGCACTCCTCATGAGTTGATGTTTTCATATTAAATGAAAAATCATTGGAAAGTTCTAATTTTGGAGGGTTCTATTTGACTGTTATTATGCTGCCGGCTTGTTTATGGTATTTTTGTTGTTAATTAGGTAGTATACTTCTATTGCTTCCCAATTGAATTATGggtctttttgattttttttttaacttaatttgatttcttttggatttttttttacatgGAACTTATTGTAAATACTTCTATTACTTTACCTTTGAAATAATgggtctttttttttaaattttaatttgtttggatttttttcACATGGAACTTATTGCAAAGTTCTAGTTCtaattttgaagttttttgTTTGAATGAATTTATGCTGCCTGTATGTTTCTGGTGTTACTATTGTTGGTAACGGCGAGCTGGTGTTTATACTGTGTGTTCGTGTTTGTCTGTTTGAAGAAAAGGGTGTAGAGGCAACAGTGGATGGTGTGCTGGGCGGATATGGGCATGTGAATGATGCAGATATAAAGGCAAGCGAGGCATTTCTGAATACCCTTTTGGCTGAGAGGTTCACTGATGCTGGCAGAGGCCACCATCTTGTTGCTCTCGGTACAGACACACCTCTTCACCTCTCTTTACTAATTGACACTTACTAAAatgaaagggggaaaaaaaacaaaaaagctttGGCTTTAAGAGAAGTAAAATTCTCTTTAGTCCTTGCACTCTGAAAACTGTGCATTTTCTTGTCCTTATGGTCTAAAATATTATTGCTTTTTGGctgaaatatcaaaattttatgGTTGGAAAAGGAATTTTGGTTGAGTAAATATAAAATTACGAATTTTTTTTATGCTCATTAATGAACTTTTTGGTGATCTTGAACTATTGCAGATTGCGGGTCTGGCATTGGGAGGGTTACCAAGAATCTTCTTATAAGATACTTTAATGAGGTATTACTTTATAAACCTTCTTTTATTGCATAATTTGTTAAATGAGGTTAGACTAAGTCCTTCACTTTCTCCTTGTATCGAAGTTTCTATGAGGTGTTTGTTTGATGCCGTTGAAGAAAAACCCCGTTTCACTTGCTGTTTGTTTGCACTGATGAGCATTAcgtccttttttattttttattttttttttgggaaggaGGGGTGTTTCAGTGGGATACCATATGATTTATCTAGCTTTTTTATGAATTTGATTTCCACTTGATGTAGTGTTCATCATAGCTACACTAAGTAATATCTTAGACATTTTCTTTGACATTTTGTCTTGTGGTTCTGATAATCTTTTCAAGACTTTTGATCTTTCTACACAATCTTAAATTAGTGCAATTACTTGTGATCGACCTTCATTCTTGCTAGTGTAGTAATGGATGTCTCCTACTATGGTGTTAAGTGGTGAATTTAATCACATACATGTTGAGTTTTTAGTTATGCAAGGCAAGGATTTCTTCTATGTGTCGCTTCTATATCTGTTTTAGTAGTTAATAGTGCTCCTATTATGGCATAGTTTTTAACTTTCTCGGTCATATGTGTTATGAAAGGACTCCTTATCAATATTATTTCACTTGTGTGCTTGGAGGTACTAAGAAGAAGGTGGTATTCATATATATGCAAGGGAGAATCCCCTACCTTGTATGAAATCTGAATTTAAACTTCGAACCAAATTGAAGTGCTCCTCTATATTCTAATTTTCATTATGTACATAAAACTCGTTTATTGATAATAAAAAGTGCTATTGTTTCATTAGCTGTAGGAAGTATTGAGGAAGCAATCTATACAGACCACTACCAGTCTTTATTTTACCTGTCTTTCCAACTTTCATTGCTCAAGCAAATAATGCACTAAAAAACCTGCATAGGAAATGTCAAATCATCACCAATGACATCAAAAACATTGTTGAGCAGTGTTATTATATATGTctgaataatttttatgagaCTATAATCTATGATGAAAGTTGTTTGCTAGTACCATAACTAACAtactaaattaaataaatagtaGCCTTGTGAAGTACATTTTATCTGTCTTAGTAGCTAGCATgagattttttatattttctgttCCATGGAGATTAAAGCTGGACTTGTTGATTGATTGAACTTGTTGTTCATGTTTTATGCACTTGTTAacttgttttcttttatttaggtTGACCTTCTTGAACCAGTGTCGCATTTTCTGGAGGCTGCTCGAGGAAATTTAGCCCCAGAGAATTTACTGGTCTCAGACTCGTACAAGGCTGCCAATTTCTATTGCCTTCCACTTCAGGTAATACATGTCTGTTGTTTCACTGAATTGATTCTATGCGTATGTGTTCTATTGATGTAATCACAAGATCATTAGGTTCTAATGTAAAATTACAACTTACCAGTGTTATTAGACATTATTAATGGAAACCCTTGGTCAGCAAATTCATCATTGCAACTAGCACTTGATATAGCAGATACTTTGTTCTTGCTTTTTAAGTTTCAATCATTGGTGCTTTTTATGTTCTAATGTAAATTTACAACTTGCCAGTGTTATTAGACATTATTAATGTAAACCCTTGGTCAGCAAATTCATCATTGCAACTCACACTTGATATAGCGGTTACTTTGTTCTTGCTTTTTAAGTTTTGAACGTTGCTGTTTTTCAGAATTGTACATTACTaacccaaagaaaatgaaaaaatgctTCATATCagattttttacttttcttgccAAATAAAGCCTTACCAAAACCAAAATTTAGATGGTTTTTTTGTATAATTGCATGAGAAAGCATAGATAAGAAGTATGGTTTTGGGATTGTTAAATTatgcattttcaaaatttatgatGTGTTTTATGATGTGGACTGTCATGACTTAAAGTTGTCTTTTAAGCATTTGTTGCTGTGTAATTACAGCATTAAATGAATTGGAGTTTTATTTTTCACAAAAGGGCTGACTCTGAAGTCTTCCAATGACTAATACTGCACCTAGTGGGCACTCTCTCATCTTGGTTAAGTGGGATTTGTTATAAAAACAAGTCAAAAGTCCAGCTAGACTGCATATGTGAAGGAGGAAAAAGTTGTATGGATGTGATTGCAAGTTGAAAGCTTGACCTCCATTCAAAGGCTTTGTATCTCATAGAAATGTTCTAATTAGAGGTGATTTGGAAAGGTTCTGTATCTCAAAGAAATGCTCCAAACATTTAGAGGTGATTTAACCAAAGTCCATATTGCTAGCAGGCGCTATTATCGGGTACAGAAGATAACTTTTGGACTGTGCGACTAACATTTTTGAACTCAACTTTGACAAAATTTGTCGAAACTATCTGTAACGTATAACCGAAAGTTATTTTAGCAATCCTGTTATGATAGCAAAACTCCATTAACAAATATTGTATATTCCTGCTGCTGCCAGATCATTAGAATTGTCACTACCAGAACATCTCCCTGAAGATGGTGGCATTTACCCTTTGCGATCCCAGATTTCTATTGTTTTTAACTGACAGTGTAACTATGCAAGTATTTTGACATACGGCACAGTATACACTACAGATATTCTTAGAAATATAAAACCAAACAGTAAAGCATGCGGTAGTTATGTGCTTTCAAATCTCAAACTCGAGGAGGAAGGTGGTTGAGCTctacaaagaaaaaagaaaagaaaaagaaacaacttAAAAGAGGAAAATATGCATGGGCAGATTCTTGACAGAAGCTTAATTTGCCTTTGATAGTTTTAAGGTTATGTTTCATGCCTATGGAACTAGGATGTAGTGGTATTATGCTATCATTTTCAGTCTTCATGAACTAAATAATCTACCTAAACACATAAATTAAAGTACTTTTGAATCCAGATTGATTGTAACCAGTTGAGGCAtcagagaaaaaaagaaagtagaagACAAGAAGTGAGTTTGGTTGGTCAACTGCCCCACAATTGTGCTTGTGTATCCAGACTCGAAGTTTTCTTTTACCCTTCCCCTGCTTTCTGTTCTtattgagttaaaaaaaaattaaaaagaaatgcCTGAGAAATCTTATCATGTTTGATTTCCAATATTTTTTCTGATATTCTCCCAATATCTGTTGACGTTTCTTTTCAAAATCTTCTATAAAATTCCTGTCTAACAAAGACCAGTGGAATTTCAGTTCTACAAAATTTATCTTTTGTTAATCAGGCTGCAAATGAGTCAAGCTGGCTCACGAGCACTCACAATCCGGCATGGTCAAAGCTCGAActcaagtcgagctcgagctggcTTGGCAAGCTAGTCGAGTCGAGCCGAGCCGAGTATCTGTATATTCGGCTCGTTATTTCATCGATCCAGCTATAATTCATATATTCTTAATAGTGAAATTACATGTACGACCCCTATATTTTATTATGTATTAGCATGAAATGTCAATTTTAtccattttaaaaaatataaagattatttttaaatttttttgagcTTGACTTGGAGTTCAAGCTTGAGATCAAGTTTTGGAATGAAAGCtcatcgaactcgagctcaaattcgagcctaGTCAAAATTgagtcgagctcggctcgtttaaGGAAAAGCTCAACTTGACTCGGCTTGTTTGCCGCTCTCTTTTCTTCAGTTTCTATTCCTGTTGTTTAAAAGAATCTTCACCCATGGATTCTttggagagggggggggggcggTCCAGAATAAATTTCATGCCAgaattttatattcttttttcttcatttgtttTCTTGCTATCAACTGCTGATCTCATTCTGCATTTAAAGAAAAGTCTTGCTTAAGTTCTGCAATTCATCGTTGTATGGTGAAGTTTGACTTCAAAGCGCTGATTTAGACTTTTCTGTTAAGCTTTTTACAACATGTGTTGATGTATTTCTCATTTTCAAATTTCCTTTAGGACTTCACTCCTGATGCAAAAAGATATGATTGCATATGGATTCAGTGGTGTATTGGGCATCTTGCAGATGATGACTTTGTATCATTCTTTAAGCGGGCAAAGGTAAAGAAATCCTTCTAGGGTGGTTCATGATTCAATCCAACATTGCTATATGGTATCCACTTAATATCAGAAACCATATGCTTATCATGCAGTAACAGCTGGTGGATTTTCATTGAGGAAAGTTTTGATTTACATCTTTGAATCCTCTAACTAGGCATTCTTTTATTCAGTAAAATataagattttctttttttgtgatTGTGCATGTTGATTGCTAAAAATCTGTCCCTCTTCCCTTTATCCCCGTTTCTTTTTGACAGTTCCTTAACTAAGAACAATAGAGATGGTTGAACTTTCCAAATGTATTTATCTGGCAGTCATTTATTCACTCGACCTTTTGGCTTTTCAGCATAATAgagagtttatttattttttgggtggGTGGGGGAAGAGTTTATGAACCTTTGAACAACTACACACTGCTAGTGCAGCCTAATGAGATCTCCAATTTGGTTTTCTGCAACTCTTTATTTAGTAAAAGTCTGAATGTTATAAAACTGTTTGAGAACTTTGTCTTGGTCCGGTAGGGTGCAGAACTACAATCTGGACCATTGCAGCCAGAATATTTATTAGATGTTAAGAGTAATATAGCTTGTAATGAACAAAACTTTCCCGCTTTATTTCCAAGTTAGTTACAAATAAAAACAGGGGAGCAAAGTTGATGTGGAGCTACGAAAGGTAAAAAACAAGATTTTCTGTCGGATAAAGTGCCAGATATATGCCATTTTTGATGACTCTAAAGTGTCTACTATATCTGGATGCTGCAGGGTATTGGGTTAGCTGTCTCCTTAGGAATAAATGTGTAGCCAGAAGTACCATAATATATGCTGATGCTATTGTTGTTGTTTCCCTCATTGCTGTCTGTCTTGCAGGGGGGCCTCAAACCTGGTGGTTTCTTTGTTTTGAAGGAGAATATCGCTAGAGCTGgtattacttttattatttcAGTTAATTGTGATTTAATACGTAGAGGACAGCTggaacttgctaattgtattaTATCATGGTTACAGCTCTCACGTATTAacttttttctttgatttcttcCAATTTCTCAATTTCTCCATTACTTCTGTTGTAACTCATGTGCATCTATCATGCCTGACCAAATTGACAAGAAGAGAGAAACTAGATAAGCAGACAATTTTCAAATGGCACAATAGGTTTCCATTTCAGGTTCATCACAAGGTGGTTGAACCATAGATATCCTAGTTCTGTAGGCTTTGAAGGAAAGAAAGATGAAGtagaataaataaattaagtCCCTGATTTAGTTGAATTATCATATCTCTaccaaataaaaataagataaaagatCAAGTAAGCATTATATATTAATGCATATATAATGCTTTTAAGTTGTGATCCTGTTCTAAGATCTCATTATTGCATCATTGGATTTACCCTGTAGAGAAGAAATAGTACTTGAATTCGGGCATTAAATTACCCCACCTAGTTGGTATTTGTAATCAGCGTTGGTAGCAATGCCAGCAGTAAAAGCTCAGTGAATGAAATCAAAAGAGAGAAGGCTTCTTGGGTTATGAAATGATGATCATGCTATTTTCATGCTTTCTTCTCTATAACTAAACCCGTTTTCCTATTTTTTGGAGGCTCTTGTTGTGGGGGGTTAATAGTTAATGGACCACTTCCGGAAAGTTTTTGAACTCCCCACTTGCAATAGAACTGAAATTATCTCCTATATGCACATAGTAGTAACAGCTAGAAATAAAAAAGCAACAATTAGAGGCCCAGAGTGACATTTGATATTTAAGTTTGATTTAGTACTTGGGAATTAATAATTTTGTGCCTTCATTTATACCATCACCttaaaatttttgtcaaattgtAACTTGTTAATTTTTGGAAGGATTTGTGCTGGATGAAGAAGATAAGAGTGTTACACGATCTGATTCATACTTCAAGGAGCTGTTCAATCAATGTGGATTGCATATTTGGAAAATGAAGGTATTATCTGAATTGTGAACTTTAATGTGTGTTCTTTTCTGTGCAATATCCACACAAATCATCAGAAATATACAGTTGACTGAGGTTTCTAATTTCTCTAACTAATATGCTGGATCAGAAGGTCATTTCCTGCATTAATTTATTAAGTTTTAAGAAGTTGCTGGACCACAATGCAATCCCTTTCTTGCACGTCAACCTATGGTTGATGCTGTTTAATCAATGAGTTCAACTAGAATTGAAGAAAGAGTTTGTTTGTGCAGCTTAAATTACCTGCAAGAAAATTAGTTTGAAGGGAGCCCTCTAAATTGGAAGAGTGAAATTTTGTTGAATGCATTTCTTACATTGGTGCAGGATCAGAAAGGATTTCCTGATGAATTATTTGCTGTGAAGATGTATGCGTTAACAACTGAAATACCAAAGATAGTTAATCCATCCAAAACGAGAAGGCAGTCAAAAAACAGGCCTGGCGTGATCAAATGAGGAGCATCATGGACCATGGGTTGCATTTTAGTCTTTTGAGTTCTCAAGTTAGTTTCTCCAATgtattttagaaatcatttttCCTTCCTCCCACACCTTCCCAACTGAAATTGTTAGGCTTAAGATTAGAACCTTGGACCTAACAGTGGGGAGCTATGTTACCCAGGATCAGCTATGGGAGACACGGCTACTCTAGTACAAAATGAAAAGTCAGACACAGGTACAGCAGGACAAAATGAAGAGTTGGTTAACATTGCTGGAGAGGGCTCTTATAGCTATGTTACCCAGGATCAGCTATGGGAGACACGGCTACTCTAGTACAAAATGAAAAGTCAGACACAGGTACAGCAGGACAAAATGAAGAGTTTGGTTAACATTGCTCTCTCTCGGCGACTATGACGAACTCTAGTTGTTGTTTCTTAGAATTTTTGacgactttttattttttccccatTACATTCATgcaactctttttcctttttcgttgTCCTGTGCTTAGTATAAATCAGAGAACATTTTTTGTAGCTTTTGAGTGCTTGGTTTACAAAATTCTGATTACTATCTGTGCTATTCACGTGtatatcttccatttttgtaTACTGAATCATCTGTCTGAAACTTACTTTTGACTATGCTTTCATTTTCCTCAGTTTTAAATCCTAATGTTGGGACTGCTCCTTctcctattctttttttttttttaatcctatTTGATTTGGTGAGTACATGTAAGATGTGCTAAGAAATTCTCTGAGTTGGTGAGTGCCAAGATGTGCCAGAAAGTTCTTCGAGTATGTGAGTGCAATGTAAGATATACTAATGCTAAAATGATATGGACGTGAAGAAGAATTCAGAGTTCTATCAATTGCTTGCTTGTAAGTATCAAATCCCTTTAAGATCCAGAAAATAGAAACGAAGACTAAGATCTTAGTTGATGgttaaacttaatggattcagattttaacatatttagacgcgtttgataataaaaaattgaacatttgaattaatttttaagtgatattgaattttttaagtaaaatttgttttcaaaaataagtgaaaaattATTCACTTATCGGTTAATGTGATATACATTTAAATGTATCAAATTCAGTACTtattaattcaataatttaatagatttatatttcaattttcgAACTTCAATTTTATTGAACGCGCCATAAGATCCTAGTGGTGTTGATACTTGGCCTTTCTAATGACAATAGTGGCACTACTTATTAGGTTACATAAGGGATACTTTCGCCTAATTAAGTGAAAATGCTTACCATTGATGGAGGGACTAGTTTCCGCTTTAAAATGGGTTCGGTAAGAGTgtaagaccatgaaaaatcttCGATGACCCATGTGGAAATCTATCTTCTAAAACTTTTATAGAAAAACATGCTGTatcaatttgatatatgtaagataaaaaggtgatttaaaaatgcattcatgaaaaatgtaaatattttttgaaaaaaaaatttgcaatgCAAACAAGGAAATCTGCTTTAAAATAGACTCGTTAAGACTGCTATAAAGAATATTTGATGGAGGGTCAGTGTTCTCCCAAATATTACAAAAGACGCTTTCCTCCGTTTAAGTAACAATGGTTGTCACTGTTGGAGGAATTAATGTCTTTTCTAAAGTTTTGTAAGAATGTATAGAATTATGGAACTATAAAGAATAATATCCTCGACAGTACCCTAAAACTATGAGAATGATGGGACATGAGAACAATATTCTGATTACAATATATACCATTGATATAGTATGGTGAAATAAAGAATGATGGGATCATAACATGATGTCTTTTTACATAAGGTTAGTCATCACAACCGCTTAATATATGCGATACTTTCACCATTAACAAGATTCAACACAAAATAATCTACTTGTAAGAGTCATCAATCTTTTGCCATTGACAAGATTTGACACAAGATAATATACTAACTGGAGTCATCAATACCATGCGTGTGATTGTACTTTGAAAAGTAACCTTCTCCAACTAAGGTCAACAATGCTATGTGTATAACATCCAATTGTACGGGGCAAGGgacaccaaaaagaaaaagtaatggTGGTTCTATTTGCTAATAAAAATTGACGTCCCTTGAGAAGTTCGAAAAATATTTGATGTTTGCTAACAGGAGTTGATTCAATTAGCAAGGATAAATCACCTTTTTAATAAAAAGGTTGTTGCCACTGATGTGAAAATTATATTATGGGTAAGCACTCAATCAATAATCCCAACAATACGCCCCGTGATAGTAACTAGAGTAGAAACTAGGGTAAAAAACCGAAAAGCCTTCTGTGGTATATATAGTTATTCTATAGAAAACCCCCTGGTGATTTCAAATCATACGTGTCAGTACCTCATGATTTTAATTAATATGAAACATCGAtggaaatcattaaaacaaACAATTTTGAGTGAAATGACAGAAATAGCCTAATAATATAAGTAAACAAGAGCTGAGGAGATTCATCAGTTTCATTCGAGCAAAACAaacggagagagagagagagagagagatcagcCTTTATCTCGATCAAACAATAAGATCGTAGGGAAATAATAGGAAGTGAAAATTTGCTATGAAAAACTCAAAGAAAAATGGGTGCATAT
It includes:
- the LOC113722512 gene encoding alpha N-terminal protein methyltransferase 1-like, whose protein sequence is MNFHPFRQLPSRPLNLQTPHSKFSYYYGSCRNLVGPRRLSKMNAGGLASNGRQFKNPDEMWREEVGDQSKKSEWYNKGVSYWQGVEATVDGVLGGYGHVNDADIKASEAFLNTLLAERFTDAGRGHHLVALDCGSGIGRVTKNLLIRYFNEVDLLEPVSHFLEAARGNLAPENLLVSDSYKAANFYCLPLQDFTPDAKRYDCIWIQWCIGHLADDDFVSFFKRAKGGLKPGGFFVLKENIARAGFVLDEEDKSVTRSDSYFKELFNQCGLHIWKMKDQKGFPDELFAVKMYALTTEIPKIVNPSKTRRQSKNRPGVIK